A DNA window from Streptomyces canus contains the following coding sequences:
- a CDS encoding ATP-binding protein: protein MRIAFVGKGGSGKTTLSALFSRQLARSGAPVLAVDGDINQHLAEALGHDGDEALNAPPLGAHVADIKDYLRGTNPRIASREAMIKTTPPGRGSRLLRLLGDDELHVRHVRRVGDVPLMVTGEFDESDLGVACYHSKLGGVELYLNHLVDGPGEYVVVDMTAGADAFASGLFTRFDMTFLVAEPTRKGVSVYRQYRDHAREFGIRVAVIGNKVTGEDDLLFLKEHVGDDLLTHLVNSSWVRAAEQGRAEGGFEGLEAHNRNALSILRETVEAHTRDWAALHRHAVEFHLRNARSWANEATGLDLTSQVDPDFVPGPASLG from the coding sequence GTGCGCATCGCCTTCGTCGGCAAGGGCGGCAGCGGCAAGACCACCCTGTCGGCGCTCTTCTCCCGTCAACTGGCCCGTTCCGGCGCACCGGTGCTGGCCGTGGACGGCGACATCAACCAGCATCTCGCCGAGGCGCTGGGCCACGACGGCGACGAGGCTCTCAACGCCCCACCGCTGGGCGCGCACGTGGCCGACATCAAGGACTACCTGCGTGGCACCAACCCGCGTATCGCCTCGCGCGAGGCGATGATCAAGACGACTCCGCCGGGCCGCGGCTCACGTCTGCTTCGGCTGTTGGGCGACGACGAACTGCACGTCAGACACGTCCGGCGGGTGGGTGACGTACCGCTGATGGTGACGGGCGAGTTCGACGAGAGCGACCTGGGTGTGGCCTGCTACCACTCCAAGCTGGGCGGGGTGGAGCTGTACCTCAACCACCTCGTCGATGGTCCCGGCGAGTACGTCGTCGTCGACATGACGGCCGGCGCGGACGCGTTCGCCTCGGGCCTTTTCACCCGCTTCGACATGACCTTCCTGGTGGCCGAACCCACCCGCAAGGGCGTCTCGGTCTACCGCCAGTACCGGGACCACGCCCGGGAGTTCGGCATCCGGGTCGCCGTGATCGGCAACAAGGTGACCGGCGAGGACGACCTGCTCTTCCTCAAGGAACATGTCGGCGACGACCTGTTGACCCACCTGGTCAACTCGTCCTGGGTACGCGCCGCCGAACAGGGCCGTGCCGAGGGCGGGTTCGAAGGCCTGGAGGCGCACAACCGGAACGCCCTGAGCATCCTGCGCGAGACCGTCGAGGCCCACACCCGCGACTGGGCCGCCCTCCACCGCCACGCGGTCGAGTTCCATCTCCGCAACGCCCGCTCCTGGGCGAACGAGGCGACCGGCCTCGATCTGACGTCCCAGGTGGACCCGGACTTCGTACCGGGTCCTGCCTCCCTCGGCTGA
- the fusA gene encoding elongation factor G: MRTTTNPNPLAVVRNLGILAHVDAGKTTVTERILFATGTTHKRGEVHDGTTVTDFDPQERDRGITIFAAAVSCAWDGHRLNLIDTPGHVDFADEVERSLRVLDGAVAVFDAVAGVEPQSESVWRQADRHGVPRIAFVNKLDRAGADLDAAVESIRRRLHPAPLVVQLPIGSEDGFTGVVDLLRMRALTWADDTTAADEGPVPDGLREEALRRRRLLEEAVAERHPAALEEFCDRETLSTGTLTAALRDLTHSGDGVVVLCGSAYRNRGIEPLLDAVVAYLPSPLEVPAVRGENGEERPCGPAAPFAALAFKVNASPTGRLTYVRVYSGTIEKGATVWDAGARRTERIGRILRVQADRHAQLERAVAGDIVAVVGLKSARAGSTLCAPDAPLVLEPPSVADPVVSVAVEAERSVDTDRLASALARLAEEDPSLVVRTDAETGQTLLSGMGELHLEVAVEKVRREHGLALNVGRPRVSYRETVGRGVSGLVFRHVKQDGGAGQFAQVVLDVEPSEEGFEFRSAVVGGRVPQEYVRAVEAGCRDALAEGPLGGHPVTGLRVTLTDGSTHVKDSSDLAFRTAGRFGLREALRACAMVLLEPVVEVTVTVPEDAVGAVLGDLAARRGRVSGSVTRGGSAVVTATVPLAELFGYATRLRSRTQGRGTFTARPTGYAPVPAEAAVRR; the protein is encoded by the coding sequence GTGCGCACCACCACCAACCCCAACCCGCTCGCCGTCGTCCGCAACCTCGGCATCCTTGCCCACGTCGACGCCGGCAAGACCACCGTCACCGAGCGGATCCTGTTCGCCACCGGAACCACGCACAAGCGCGGCGAGGTCCACGACGGCACCACCGTCACCGACTTCGACCCGCAGGAGCGGGACCGCGGGATCACCATCTTCGCGGCGGCCGTGAGCTGCGCGTGGGACGGACATCGCCTCAACCTGATCGACACCCCGGGGCACGTCGACTTCGCCGACGAGGTGGAGCGCTCGCTCCGGGTGCTGGACGGAGCGGTCGCGGTGTTCGACGCGGTCGCCGGCGTGGAGCCGCAGAGCGAGTCGGTGTGGCGGCAGGCGGACCGGCACGGCGTGCCCAGGATCGCGTTCGTCAACAAACTGGACCGCGCGGGCGCCGACCTGGATGCGGCCGTCGAGTCGATCCGGCGGCGGCTGCATCCTGCCCCACTGGTCGTGCAGTTGCCCATCGGCAGCGAGGACGGCTTCACCGGAGTCGTCGATCTGCTGAGGATGCGGGCACTGACCTGGGCGGACGACACCACCGCCGCTGACGAGGGACCCGTCCCGGACGGTCTGCGTGAGGAAGCCCTACGACGACGTCGACTGCTGGAGGAAGCGGTCGCCGAACGCCACCCGGCTGCCCTGGAGGAGTTCTGCGACCGGGAGACCCTGTCCACCGGCACCCTCACCGCCGCCCTGCGGGACCTTACCCACAGCGGCGACGGCGTGGTCGTCCTGTGCGGCTCGGCCTACCGCAACCGCGGTATCGAACCGCTGCTGGACGCCGTCGTGGCGTATCTGCCGTCGCCGCTCGAGGTGCCCGCCGTACGCGGTGAGAACGGCGAGGAGCGGCCCTGCGGCCCGGCGGCGCCCTTCGCGGCGCTGGCGTTCAAGGTGAACGCCAGCCCGACGGGGCGGCTGACGTACGTACGCGTGTACTCGGGAACGATCGAGAAGGGAGCCACCGTGTGGGACGCGGGCGCGCGGCGCACCGAGCGCATCGGACGGATCCTGCGCGTACAGGCCGACCGGCACGCCCAGTTGGAACGGGCGGTCGCCGGCGACATCGTCGCCGTCGTCGGGCTGAAGTCGGCACGCGCCGGCTCGACCCTGTGCGCGCCGGACGCCCCGCTCGTGCTCGAACCGCCCAGCGTGGCGGACCCGGTCGTGTCGGTGGCCGTCGAGGCGGAGCGGTCCGTCGACACCGACCGGTTGGCCTCGGCGCTCGCCCGACTGGCCGAGGAGGACCCGTCGCTCGTCGTCCGCACGGACGCCGAGACCGGTCAGACTCTGCTCTCGGGCATGGGTGAACTGCATCTGGAGGTGGCTGTGGAGAAGGTGCGGCGCGAGCATGGCCTCGCCCTCAACGTCGGCCGCCCGAGGGTGAGTTACCGCGAGACGGTCGGGCGCGGGGTGTCCGGGCTGGTCTTCCGGCACGTCAAACAGGACGGCGGGGCGGGGCAGTTCGCGCAGGTCGTGCTCGATGTGGAGCCGTCGGAGGAAGGGTTCGAGTTCCGCTCGGCCGTCGTCGGCGGGCGCGTCCCGCAGGAGTACGTCCGCGCGGTCGAGGCCGGCTGCCGGGACGCGCTGGCCGAGGGCCCCCTCGGCGGGCACCCGGTGACCGGGCTGCGCGTCACGCTCACCGACGGTTCGACCCATGTGAAGGACTCCTCGGACCTGGCCTTCCGCACGGCGGGCCGGTTCGGCCTCCGGGAGGCCCTGCGCGCCTGCGCGATGGTCCTCCTGGAACCGGTCGTCGAGGTCACGGTCACCGTCCCCGAGGATGCCGTCGGAGCGGTGCTCGGCGACCTCGCCGCACGCCGCGGCCGGGTCTCGGGCTCGGTCACGCGCGGCGGCTCGGCGGTCGTCACGGCGACCGTGCCGCTGGCCGAACTCTTCGGCTATGCGACGAGGTTGCGCAGTCGAACCCAGGGCCGCGGCACCTTCACGGCCCGGCCGACCGGGTATGCGCCGGTTCCGGCCGAGGCGGCGGTCCGGCGGTAG
- a CDS encoding DNA sulfur modification protein DndB — MTITMPTTTVEGIQLTVTPFRPDAVIGTMGLPTLLQLVPSPKAEEDKRALKYASGALRRHAEVRGLVQRMLKATQKGRNVTSYASYIATGVSGGHGAAWSTPPITLWLDGQPGAVSAELITGSGIRTITVLPGSPVVAIDGETQVAAWHELYDNPERFGTTYEKLGSVRLPFELYFGLGVEDARQIFYDRNVEGVPVAKNLAMSMDQRDIGTQLAHRIAESVKVEHDGKVVPFGKLVQARKRQLTKADPELVTLSALRVLVITALHGRGGLGLSSATLHAEDLPDGVSGDSAERCLLPLLSAVVSRLYPHFVARTAVSAPAVLAGIGIAVHQATGWATSGQPLSEDDLFALLDSVRWEREAAYWDGVAASANAQGTLNFGGGAKDSGGRVADALLYPDSEHGRKIRGW, encoded by the coding sequence ATGACCATCACCATGCCGACCACGACCGTCGAGGGAATCCAGCTCACGGTCACCCCGTTCCGCCCGGACGCCGTCATCGGCACGATGGGGCTGCCCACGCTGCTGCAGCTCGTCCCCTCACCCAAGGCAGAGGAGGACAAGCGCGCCCTGAAGTACGCGTCGGGCGCACTGCGTCGCCACGCCGAAGTGCGCGGCCTCGTGCAGCGCATGCTGAAGGCGACGCAGAAAGGGCGCAATGTCACCTCGTACGCCTCCTATATCGCCACCGGCGTCAGCGGCGGACATGGCGCGGCCTGGTCGACGCCACCCATCACGCTGTGGTTGGACGGGCAGCCCGGTGCGGTGAGCGCGGAGCTCATCACCGGCAGTGGCATCCGTACCATCACCGTGCTGCCGGGCTCACCGGTCGTGGCGATCGACGGGGAGACGCAGGTCGCCGCCTGGCACGAGCTGTATGACAACCCTGAGCGCTTCGGGACGACGTACGAGAAGCTCGGCAGCGTACGACTGCCCTTCGAGCTGTACTTCGGGCTTGGCGTCGAGGACGCCCGGCAGATCTTCTACGACCGCAATGTCGAGGGCGTACCCGTCGCGAAGAACCTCGCCATGTCCATGGACCAGCGGGACATCGGCACGCAGCTCGCGCACCGGATCGCCGAGTCAGTGAAGGTCGAGCACGACGGGAAGGTGGTCCCGTTCGGGAAGCTGGTGCAGGCGCGCAAACGACAGCTGACCAAGGCCGATCCGGAACTCGTCACGCTCTCCGCGTTGCGTGTCCTGGTCATCACCGCGCTGCACGGACGCGGCGGCCTCGGGCTGTCCTCCGCCACCTTGCACGCTGAGGACCTGCCCGACGGGGTGAGCGGCGACAGCGCCGAGCGCTGTCTCTTGCCGCTGCTGTCAGCAGTGGTCTCCCGGCTCTATCCGCACTTCGTTGCACGTACGGCTGTCTCCGCTCCCGCCGTCCTCGCCGGCATCGGGATCGCCGTTCACCAGGCCACCGGCTGGGCCACCTCCGGGCAGCCGCTCTCGGAGGACGACCTCTTCGCGCTGCTCGACTCGGTGCGCTGGGAGCGCGAGGCCGCCTACTGGGACGGTGTCGCCGCCAGCGCGAACGCGCAGGGCACGCTGAACTTCGGCGGCGGAGCGAAGGACTCGGGCGGCCGTGTCGCCGATGCCCTCCTGTACCCGGACAGCGAGCACGGTCGCAAGATCCGCGGCTGGTAG
- a CDS encoding ABC transporter permease subunit, whose translation MRHRVATLLWRVLLAAALVCGIGLLPWLSRTDPALTVLKARSADRDPTARVLADIRAQLALDQGPLHLLRQWLGGLPRGDAGRSWLNGTEVTPTVVQALGVSLLLVTVALVIAAATAALVCARTLWLGAHRRLDGRRAGGGASAMLAALPEFLTASVLATVVGVQLGWLPALGWYGPRWTVLPALALGLPAGAVLGRLLDDLLPGAFAEPWAPAAEARGLPGRAIAAKAVRRCVPALLPNLGLFVVGLTAGSVAVEQIYDIPGLGRTTLQAALAQDLPVLQAGTLALLLLAVTATGLAALAVRLLAGRALRDGALGSLHRPRRSDRSALPLVYGGLLIAVIALGLLRDPLALDTGARLQSPSWGHPFGTDSLGRDLLARVGHGALDTLLAALAISVTALVVGVLLGLLPRLSGPLVDTVNAVPPVLAALLVTAVAGSGAATPAIAVATVSWAALAAHTSSLLRQEHATLHLTATRGLGASRWYLLRHEVLPAILPPVTRHALLRLPGVALALASLGFLGLGTQPPSPEWGLLLAENQPYAERAPWAVLAPAAALALLGALAVSSAGGVRWPRRRARPRTTATGTEQPSRSKELVKAG comes from the coding sequence ATGCGACACCGCGTGGCCACCCTGCTGTGGCGGGTCCTGCTCGCGGCGGCCCTGGTGTGCGGGATCGGCCTGCTGCCCTGGCTGTCCCGCACCGACCCGGCGCTCACCGTGCTCAAGGCCCGCTCGGCGGACCGCGACCCGACAGCGCGGGTACTGGCCGACATCCGGGCCCAACTCGCCTTGGACCAAGGCCCCTTGCACCTGCTCCGCCAATGGCTCGGCGGGCTGCCCCGCGGGGACGCCGGCCGGTCCTGGCTGAACGGCACGGAGGTCACCCCGACCGTGGTCCAGGCACTCGGGGTGTCCCTGCTGCTGGTCACGGTGGCGCTCGTGATCGCCGCCGCCACCGCCGCCCTGGTGTGCGCCCGCACGCTGTGGCTCGGCGCACACCGACGCCTCGACGGGCGACGGGCCGGGGGCGGGGCCTCGGCGATGCTCGCCGCGCTGCCCGAGTTCCTCACCGCCTCCGTGCTCGCCACCGTCGTCGGCGTACAACTCGGCTGGCTGCCTGCCCTCGGCTGGTACGGCCCCCGGTGGACGGTCCTGCCCGCCCTCGCCCTCGGCCTGCCCGCCGGGGCCGTGCTCGGGCGCCTCCTCGACGACCTGCTGCCCGGTGCCTTCGCCGAACCCTGGGCGCCGGCCGCGGAGGCCCGCGGACTGCCGGGCCGGGCCATCGCCGCCAAGGCGGTCCGCCGCTGCGTCCCCGCGCTGCTGCCCAACCTGGGCCTGTTCGTCGTAGGCCTCACGGCCGGTTCCGTCGCCGTCGAGCAGATCTATGACATCCCGGGCCTCGGCCGGACCACCCTCCAGGCCGCCCTCGCACAGGACCTGCCCGTACTTCAGGCGGGCACCCTCGCCCTTCTGCTCCTCGCTGTCACCGCCACCGGCCTCGCGGCACTCGCCGTCCGCCTCCTGGCCGGCCGGGCCCTGCGCGACGGCGCCCTGGGCTCCCTGCACCGGCCGCGACGGTCCGACCGCAGCGCCCTGCCTCTCGTGTACGGCGGCCTCCTGATCGCTGTCATCGCGCTCGGCCTGCTCCGCGACCCGCTCGCGCTGGACACCGGCGCCCGACTCCAATCCCCCTCGTGGGGGCACCCGTTCGGCACCGACTCGCTCGGCCGGGACCTGCTCGCCCGGGTCGGCCACGGCGCCCTCGACACCCTGCTGGCCGCCCTCGCCATCAGCGTCACCGCGCTGGTCGTCGGCGTCCTGCTCGGCCTGCTGCCCCGGCTGTCCGGGCCGCTCGTCGACACCGTCAACGCCGTACCTCCGGTGCTCGCCGCGCTGCTCGTGACCGCCGTCGCCGGGAGCGGCGCCGCCACGCCCGCGATCGCCGTGGCCACCGTCTCCTGGGCGGCGCTCGCCGCGCACACCTCTTCGCTGCTCCGGCAGGAACACGCCACCCTGCATCTGACGGCCACCCGAGGCCTGGGCGCGAGCCGCTGGTATCTCCTGCGACACGAAGTGCTGCCCGCGATCCTGCCGCCCGTCACCCGACACGCTTTGCTGCGCCTGCCCGGTGTCGCCCTGGCCCTTGCCTCCCTCGGCTTCCTCGGCCTGGGCACCCAGCCGCCCTCCCCGGAGTGGGGCCTGCTCCTCGCCGAGAACCAGCCCTACGCCGAACGTGCCCCCTGGGCCGTCCTCGCGCCCGCCGCCGCCCTCGCCCTGCTGGGCGCGCTGGCGGTCAGTTCGGCGGGCGGGGTGCGGTGGCCGCGACGGCGCGCGCGTCCTCGTACGACTGCGACCGGAACCGAACAGCCCTCGCGTTCCAAGGAGTTGGTGAAGGCCGGATGA
- a CDS encoding MDR family MFS transporter produces MTSTPVDLRRTVQLSPLLRLLILTQLAFNVGFFAVLPFLSEHLGQAVGMAGWLVGFVLGLRTFSQQGLFVVGGALADRYGIRPVVLAGCVLRIAGFAWLGYAERTGAVIGAVLLIGFAAALFSPAVESEVARQAVVHEEAGGQRTRVLALFTVAGQAGAFVGPLLGALLLAVDFRTVCLAGAGIFVLVLAGHAWMLPQRIPGRQQVRLKGGVGALVRNRPFLALCCAYGAYLLAYNQLYLALPDEVERATGSQSALAWLFALSSLLVVTAQLPVTRWAGSRLSLRRSMVAGLLLIGAGFAVVAVSRPADWTGTAGLLPSAGFVVLLTFGQMLVAPVARAWVPDLAEEGRLGLYTGALSSVSGLIVLIGSSVTGSFLDGGLPTAVPWLLLAAVPVAAVGLVPRR; encoded by the coding sequence ATGACGTCCACGCCAGTCGATCTGCGGAGGACAGTCCAGCTCTCCCCGCTGCTACGGCTGCTGATCCTCACCCAACTCGCCTTCAACGTCGGCTTCTTCGCGGTTCTGCCCTTCCTGTCCGAACACCTGGGGCAGGCCGTCGGCATGGCGGGCTGGCTGGTCGGGTTCGTGCTGGGACTGAGGACCTTCAGTCAGCAGGGGCTGTTCGTGGTGGGCGGGGCGCTCGCCGACCGGTACGGGATCCGGCCGGTCGTTCTGGCCGGATGTGTACTGCGGATCGCCGGGTTCGCCTGGCTCGGGTACGCCGAGCGGACGGGGGCGGTCATCGGGGCCGTCCTGCTCATCGGGTTCGCGGCCGCGCTGTTCTCGCCGGCGGTGGAGTCCGAGGTCGCCCGGCAGGCCGTCGTCCACGAGGAGGCGGGCGGCCAACGCACCCGTGTCCTCGCGCTGTTCACCGTCGCCGGGCAGGCCGGAGCCTTCGTCGGGCCGTTGCTCGGCGCGCTGCTGCTGGCAGTGGACTTCCGCACGGTGTGTCTGGCGGGCGCCGGGATCTTCGTACTCGTCCTCGCCGGGCACGCGTGGATGTTGCCGCAGCGCATTCCGGGGCGGCAACAGGTGCGTCTGAAGGGCGGAGTGGGGGCGCTGGTCCGCAACCGCCCCTTCCTCGCCCTGTGTTGCGCGTACGGTGCCTACCTGCTCGCCTACAATCAGCTCTACCTCGCCCTCCCCGACGAGGTGGAGCGCGCGACCGGTTCGCAGTCGGCGCTGGCCTGGCTGTTCGCGCTGTCCTCGCTGCTGGTGGTGACCGCCCAGCTTCCCGTCACCCGCTGGGCCGGCTCCCGACTGTCGTTGCGCCGGTCCATGGTGGCCGGACTCCTGCTGATCGGCGCGGGGTTCGCGGTCGTCGCCGTTTCGCGGCCCGCGGACTGGACGGGTACGGCGGGCTTGTTGCCCTCGGCCGGGTTCGTCGTCCTGCTCACCTTCGGCCAGATGCTCGTCGCACCCGTCGCTCGGGCCTGGGTTCCCGACCTCGCGGAGGAGGGCCGGCTCGGCCTCTACACCGGGGCGCTCTCCTCCGTCTCCGGGCTGATCGTCCTGATCGGCAGCTCCGTCACGGGCTCCTTCCTGGACGGCGGACTGCCGACCGCGGTGCCGTGGCTGCTGCTGGCGGCGGTGCCGGTCGCGGCGGTGGGGTTGGTGCCGCGGAGGTAG
- a CDS encoding serine hydrolase domain-containing protein, whose amino-acid sequence MADIQGTYDDLFSAVPNKLAALLDEGDVGGSVAVFVGGEPVVDVWGGFADVGRTVPWERDTITNVFSTTKTMTALCALILADRGELDVDAPVARYWPEFAAAGKEKVLVRHLLSHTAGLPHWEGPVEELYDWPAATARLAAQPLFWEPGTAAGYHSLTQGFLVGEVLRRITGRTVGEFLTQQVTGPLGADFHIGLSAEHDHRVALTVPPPGRDEDYTAGAATPGPDATPSTGTALRVRDGNSVAWRRAQIPAASGFGNARSIALVQSALACEGTVRGVRLLSAAGAGRAREEQFAGEDRVIGMTQRYGLGYGLFGNTFGWGGWGGSLVMIDPDARMVVAYATNQMREPAEDARGLDLVMSAYDGLQGL is encoded by the coding sequence ATGGCCGACATCCAGGGCACGTACGACGATCTGTTCTCCGCCGTCCCCAACAAGCTGGCAGCGCTGCTGGACGAGGGGGATGTCGGCGGATCCGTGGCCGTCTTCGTCGGCGGTGAACCGGTGGTGGACGTCTGGGGCGGCTTCGCCGACGTCGGCCGGACGGTCCCGTGGGAGCGGGACACGATCACCAACGTCTTCTCCACGACCAAGACGATGACGGCATTGTGCGCGCTGATTCTCGCCGACCGCGGCGAGCTCGACGTGGACGCCCCGGTCGCCCGGTACTGGCCGGAGTTCGCCGCGGCGGGCAAGGAGAAGGTGCTGGTACGGCATCTGCTCTCGCACACCGCGGGACTGCCCCACTGGGAGGGCCCGGTCGAGGAGCTCTACGACTGGCCGGCCGCCACCGCACGGCTCGCCGCCCAGCCGCTGTTCTGGGAGCCCGGCACCGCGGCCGGCTACCACTCGCTCACCCAGGGGTTCCTGGTCGGCGAGGTCCTGCGCCGGATCACCGGCCGCACCGTCGGTGAGTTCCTGACCCAGCAGGTGACCGGGCCGCTCGGAGCCGACTTCCACATCGGACTCTCCGCCGAGCATGATCACCGCGTCGCCCTCACGGTCCCCCCGCCCGGCCGGGACGAGGACTACACCGCGGGCGCCGCCACCCCTGGTCCCGACGCGACACCCTCCACCGGGACCGCGCTGCGTGTCCGGGACGGCAACAGCGTGGCGTGGCGGCGCGCCCAGATCCCCGCCGCCAGCGGGTTCGGCAACGCCCGTTCCATCGCGCTCGTCCAGTCCGCGCTCGCCTGCGAAGGCACGGTCCGGGGTGTACGGCTGCTGTCGGCCGCCGGCGCCGGGAGGGCCAGGGAGGAGCAGTTCGCCGGCGAGGACCGCGTGATCGGCATGACACAGCGGTACGGCCTGGGCTATGGCCTCTTCGGCAACACCTTCGGCTGGGGCGGCTGGGGCGGGTCCCTCGTCATGATCGACCCCGACGCCCGCATGGTGGTGGCGTACGCGACCAACCAGATGCGTGAACCGGCCGAGGACGCCCGGGGGTTGGACCTCGTCATGTCCGCCTACGACGGTCTTCAGGGCCTCTAG
- a CDS encoding GNAT family N-acetyltransferase — MLDTVYRDFTTGYVPRWHGDIIDPAAAYLVPARHTLLVALDPEDGTVVATGALDSRGPAHPPNPRELAERYPSGETAQLRRIYVRPEHRRRGLGRRLVDELLAFAAADGGYRSVYLHTDPAVPGAESFWRSIAKVVHDERQTTGGASSVVHFEIPMGR; from the coding sequence ATGCTCGACACCGTCTACCGCGATTTCACAACCGGGTACGTGCCCCGCTGGCACGGCGACATCATCGACCCGGCCGCCGCCTATCTCGTCCCGGCCCGCCACACCCTCCTCGTCGCCCTCGACCCGGAGGACGGGACCGTCGTGGCCACCGGCGCCCTCGACTCCCGTGGCCCCGCCCACCCGCCGAACCCGCGCGAGCTGGCCGAGCGCTACCCCTCCGGCGAGACCGCCCAGTTGCGGCGGATCTACGTCCGCCCCGAGCACCGCAGGCGCGGCCTCGGCCGCCGCCTGGTCGACGAGCTGCTCGCCTTCGCGGCCGCCGACGGCGGCTACCGCTCCGTGTATCTGCACACCGACCCGGCGGTCCCGGGCGCCGAATCCTTCTGGCGATCGATCGCCAAGGTCGTGCACGACGAACGCCAGACCACGGGCGGCGCGAGCAGCGTCGTCCACTTCGAGATACCGATGGGGCGATAG
- a CDS encoding SCO5389 family protein has product MSLDVSPKLLAEAEQGDIREEDFVDTVRTSLPYAYDLIAGLTNELRDGTVEFTDNQTPPPSEKERGQLLRALASDAIRGSLERHFGVALAFQNCHRVAAFRPESVTGETYARFTSVRSQVLNQSPEFRDC; this is encoded by the coding sequence ATGTCTCTCGACGTCTCCCCGAAGCTCCTCGCCGAAGCCGAACAGGGCGACATCCGCGAGGAGGACTTCGTGGACACGGTCCGCACGTCCCTCCCCTACGCCTACGACCTGATCGCCGGCCTGACCAACGAACTGCGCGACGGCACGGTGGAGTTCACCGACAACCAGACCCCTCCCCCGTCGGAGAAGGAACGCGGCCAGCTCCTGCGCGCGCTCGCCAGCGACGCCATCCGGGGCAGCCTGGAACGCCACTTCGGCGTGGCCCTGGCCTTCCAGAACTGCCACCGGGTGGCGGCGTTCCGCCCGGAATCGGTCACGGGTGAGACGTACGCCCGCTTCACGTCCGTACGGTCACAGGTGCTGAATCAGTCGCCGGAGTTCAGGGACTGCTGA
- a CDS encoding ABC transporter substrate-binding protein: MRRRHLLGSLLLIPLLTACFASEGSEGGDPGGDADDGSRLRVALAFPPAENLSPYGADATLLSRLGVTESLTALDANGAAAPGLAESWRRENDRTWLFTLREATFQDGSEVTPAAVAAALTRATEAKPAPAALSGVTLTVKAQSAAVRITTTNPDPVLPLRLSSPSLAVLSPKAYKDGADPVGTATGPFELTKVNGSTSATLDRFDDYWGGRAQASGIDARFIADGTARANAVRTSQVDIAEAIPVAQAATLDKATLKETATTRTTSLHLNTRSGPFKDPKLRAAAREAVGSSTVVKGVFEGYADPGAGIYGPAVTWAEGERVQPTGRASAAEPNGTAVALATYDNRPELPEAAQVLQQQLQKAGFKVTLVVREYSRLESDALAGKFDAFVGARNSLVDTGDPVGVLASDYTCDGGYNLARLCDRKVDRAVTEAEAMADTGERQDAAMRAEAAILGTDAVVPLAHQAIIVGVATDVRGVLLDPYERTLVGTGTRR, from the coding sequence ATGCGACGCCGTCACCTCCTTGGCTCCCTGCTGCTCATCCCCCTCCTCACCGCCTGCTTCGCCTCCGAAGGCTCCGAAGGCGGCGACCCCGGCGGCGACGCCGACGACGGCTCCCGCCTCCGCGTCGCCCTCGCCTTCCCGCCCGCCGAGAACCTCTCCCCGTACGGTGCCGACGCCACCCTCCTCAGCCGCCTCGGCGTCACCGAGAGCCTGACCGCGCTCGACGCCAACGGCGCCGCCGCTCCCGGGCTCGCCGAGTCCTGGCGCCGCGAGAACGACCGCACCTGGCTGTTCACCCTGCGCGAGGCCACCTTCCAGGACGGTTCCGAGGTCACCCCGGCCGCGGTCGCCGCCGCCCTCACCCGCGCCACCGAGGCCAAGCCCGCCCCGGCCGCCCTCTCCGGCGTCACCCTCACGGTCAAGGCGCAGAGCGCCGCCGTACGGATCACCACCACGAACCCCGATCCTGTCCTGCCCCTGCGCCTGTCCAGCCCCAGCCTCGCCGTGCTCTCCCCGAAGGCATACAAGGACGGCGCCGACCCGGTCGGCACCGCGACGGGACCCTTCGAGCTCACCAAGGTCAACGGCTCCACCTCCGCCACCCTCGACCGCTTCGACGACTACTGGGGCGGCCGCGCCCAGGCCTCCGGCATCGACGCCCGCTTCATCGCCGACGGCACCGCCCGCGCCAACGCCGTACGCACCAGCCAGGTCGACATCGCCGAGGCGATCCCGGTCGCCCAGGCCGCCACCCTCGACAAGGCCACCCTCAAGGAGACCGCGACCACCCGCACCACGAGCCTGCACCTCAACACCCGGTCCGGCCCCTTCAAGGACCCGAAGCTGCGCGCCGCCGCCCGCGAGGCCGTCGGCAGCTCCACCGTCGTCAAGGGCGTCTTCGAGGGGTACGCCGATCCCGGCGCCGGCATCTACGGACCGGCCGTGACCTGGGCCGAGGGCGAGCGCGTACAGCCCACCGGACGCGCGAGCGCAGCCGAGCCGAACGGCACCGCCGTCGCCCTCGCCACCTACGACAACCGGCCCGAACTCCCCGAGGCCGCCCAGGTCCTCCAACAGCAGCTCCAGAAGGCCGGGTTCAAGGTCACGCTGGTGGTGCGTGAGTACTCGCGGCTCGAGAGCGACGCGCTCGCGGGGAAGTTCGACGCGTTCGTCGGCGCCCGCAACAGCCTCGTCGACACCGGCGACCCCGTCGGCGTCCTCGCGAGCGACTACACCTGCGACGGCGGCTACAACCTCGCCCGGCTCTGCGACAGGAAGGTCGACCGGGCGGTCACCGAGGCCGAGGCCATGGCCGACACCGGCGAGCGGCAGGACGCGGCCATGCGTGCCGAAGCGGCGATCCTCGGCACCGACGCCGTGGTCCCGCTCGCCCACCAGGCGATCATCGTCGGCGTCGCCACCGACGTGCGGGGCGTGCTCCTCGACCCGTACGAGCGGACCCTGGTCGGCACCGGAACGCGACGCTGA